AGTATAAGGCTACACCTTATGCAATTGCCTTTCAATCAATTTTGAACAAATAAAAGCTATCGAGACCGACGGTAGAGAATAAAGGAATACAGAGCCGGAAAGAGGATTATAATCATAATTATCCAGAATACTATACCGCTAAATCTTGCTGACAATGGAATAAGTCCGCTAATCGCTAGAAGTAATCCACCAATTAAGAACAGGCGCCCGCCCAACCGATGAGTTTTATGCCAGTTATCCTCATCGGATATAGTCCAGGGCGTTCGAATGCCCACAAAGAAATTGCGCGGCACTTTAGGCAATATATTCCCTAATACGGCAAGCATCAATCCAATGATTATTAGAACTGGATTAAGCGGGAGTTCAATGGTTATCAGCGGGTAAGCAAGCATATAGATATTCAATATAGAAAAGAATATTAGCAACATAAAGACGATCTTGGGCAATACCTTATCGAAACGAGCAGCCTGTTGCTTGTATTTTGGGGAATAAAAAGGCATAAGATACAGTAAGATAAAAAGCCCAAAGTTTAGCGCTAAAGCAGTAATAACGGCGGTAGTTTTGCTAGCATATCCATCAATTTGCCC
The Candidatus Cloacimonadota bacterium genome window above contains:
- a CDS encoding SdpI family protein translates to MNRIRKFSASIILLLIYVVVVFYLALVVPANASIPIHWNAQGQIDGYASKTTAVITALALNFGLFILLYLMPFYSPKYKQQAARFDKVLPKIVFMLLIFFSILNIYMLAYPLITIELPLNPVLIIIGLMLAVLGNILPKVPRNFFVGIRTPWTISDEDNWHKTHRLGGRLFLIGGLLLAISGLIPLSARFSGIVFWIIMIIILFPALYSFILYRRSR